A genome region from Thermoanaerobacterium xylanolyticum LX-11 includes the following:
- a CDS encoding IS4 family transposase, whose translation MNSITQNYQIDNKVSTSIKSFFKKYRISAALRLSNAYKSKGIPVISIFEYLFCMIFTNRSMYMNMLMGTNQVGFKKDTVYRFLNSIHINWIRFTTWLSAQIINETITGLTSDKRVNVLIVDDSLFERSSSKKVELLAKVYDHAKKTYKYGFRLLTLGWSDGNTFIPVNGCLLSTENQKNRINEAIPVDKRSAGYLRRNLSQTKATAVALELIKTAKKAMIPASYVLFDTWFCSPSSLIAIKEIGYDVIAMAKKTSKMHYLYNGIMQPLTEIYKQNRKRRGRSRYLLSVEVSIEKDGKSIPARIVFVRNRNNRKDYLALITTDINLNEDEIIRIYGKRWDIEVFFKVCKSYLKLSKECNSLSYDAMTAHTAIVFTRYMMLALENRRSSDLRTMGEIFYYIQDEMSDITLIQAFHLLMQVFIDTITDKLSLSSEQLDQLLDAFMAAIPKELKERLPKCA comes from the coding sequence ATGAATAGTATAACACAAAATTACCAAATTGATAATAAGGTTTCTACTTCGATTAAAAGTTTCTTCAAAAAATATAGAATTTCGGCTGCTTTAAGGTTATCGAATGCTTACAAAAGCAAGGGTATTCCCGTTATTTCTATTTTCGAGTACTTATTCTGTATGATCTTTACCAATAGATCTATGTATATGAATATGCTAATGGGTACAAATCAGGTTGGTTTTAAGAAAGACACGGTTTACAGATTCTTAAACTCTATTCATATTAATTGGATTCGGTTTACCACTTGGCTTAGTGCACAGATTATAAATGAGACAATTACTGGGTTAACAAGTGACAAACGCGTAAATGTTCTTATTGTTGATGACTCTTTATTCGAACGCTCTAGCTCTAAAAAAGTAGAACTACTAGCAAAAGTATATGACCATGCTAAGAAAACATACAAATATGGCTTTCGCCTACTTACACTCGGATGGTCAGATGGAAATACTTTTATCCCAGTCAATGGATGTCTTTTATCTACTGAGAATCAAAAGAATCGTATCAATGAAGCTATACCTGTGGACAAGCGTTCCGCCGGGTATTTAAGAAGGAATCTATCCCAAACTAAAGCAACAGCCGTAGCTCTGGAATTAATAAAGACCGCTAAAAAAGCAATGATTCCAGCATCTTATGTATTGTTTGACACTTGGTTCTGTTCTCCCTCTTCTTTGATTGCTATTAAAGAAATAGGCTATGATGTTATTGCAATGGCAAAGAAAACATCAAAGATGCATTACCTATATAATGGAATAATGCAGCCGTTAACAGAAATATACAAGCAGAACAGAAAAAGAAGAGGCAGGTCTAGATACCTGTTATCCGTGGAAGTTTCCATTGAAAAAGACGGAAAATCTATTCCTGCTCGAATTGTATTTGTCAGAAACAGGAATAATCGAAAAGACTATCTGGCACTTATTACCACGGATATAAACCTTAACGAGGACGAAATCATTCGTATATACGGGAAGCGCTGGGATATAGAAGTCTTTTTCAAAGTGTGTAAATCATACTTGAAGCTCAGCAAGGAATGCAATTCATTATCTTACGATGCGATGACAGCACATACAGCAATCGTATTTACCAGATACATGATGCTTGCACTAGAGAACCGTCGATCATCAGATTTACGAACAATGGGAGAGATATTTTACTACATACAGGATGAAATGTCCGATATTACGCTGATTCAGGCTTTTCATCTACTTATGCAAGTATTCATAGATACAATAACAGATAAACTATCGTTATCTTCAGAACAGCTGGACCAATTACTTGATGCTTTTATGGCTGCGATTCCCAAAGAACTTAAGGAAAGACTTCCGAAGTGTGCATAA
- a CDS encoding C39 family peptidase, protein MKRILVTIIMCTILVFSSTIGFANVGDNKLNSVSAIVNKNDAKKIAANHVIREKHNAEFKDWINGEVDDETELVDFNNNVIAYLFNVYDKTALLGYIIVSANKNMPPILEYSRASSPYSIGLSKIKQNLQRNETLKKTTYVYFFPNTYMIKFIINRNNYDQEEELFDIRNYKKIIYKDINQSTINSSDINLDVNNVKTWNKLFDFNPMNSGTITTKKISGVPDLAWYKGCAPTSAANLIYYWDAHGYPNLVINETTNQVIEKLAMNMGTDSNGSTNVLFIMSGTIQYIKSKGYTNFDGYDLNPPSYYDIRNEINNSRPLLLSVIGHPTYENHTMACVGYEYVTELGEITEEYVIVHDTWGETPTDVYIAFDGTFKYAHIFIP, encoded by the coding sequence ATGAAAAGAATTTTAGTTACTATTATAATGTGCACTATTTTGGTTTTTTCATCAACTATTGGCTTTGCAAATGTTGGTGATAATAAACTGAATAGTGTTTCTGCAATTGTGAATAAAAATGATGCGAAAAAGATTGCAGCAAATCATGTTATTAGAGAAAAGCATAATGCTGAATTTAAAGACTGGATTAATGGCGAAGTAGACGATGAAACAGAATTAGTCGATTTTAATAATAATGTTATTGCTTATCTTTTTAATGTATATGACAAGACTGCATTATTAGGCTATATTATAGTAAGCGCTAATAAAAATATGCCGCCTATTTTAGAATATTCCCGAGCTAGTTCACCATATAGTATTGGCTTATCCAAGATAAAACAAAATCTTCAAAGAAATGAAACACTTAAAAAAACGACTTATGTATATTTTTTCCCTAATACATATATGATAAAATTTATTATAAATAGAAACAATTATGATCAAGAGGAAGAATTATTTGATATTAGAAATTATAAAAAAATTATTTATAAAGACATAAATCAAAGTACAATAAATTCCTCAGATATTAACTTAGATGTTAATAATGTAAAAACATGGAACAAATTATTTGATTTTAATCCAATGAATAGTGGAACAATAACTACGAAGAAAATAAGTGGTGTTCCAGATTTGGCTTGGTATAAAGGCTGTGCTCCTACATCAGCAGCTAATTTGATTTATTATTGGGATGCTCATGGATATCCTAACCTTGTTATTAATGAAACTACTAATCAAGTAATAGAAAAATTGGCAATGAATATGGGAACAGATAGTAATGGTTCTACTAATGTTTTATTTATTATGTCTGGTACTATTCAATATATAAAATCAAAAGGATATACAAATTTTGATGGTTATGATTTAAATCCTCCTAGCTATTATGATATAAGGAATGAAATAAATAATTCAAGACCCTTATTATTATCGGTAATAGGACATCCAACTTATGAAAATCATACAATGGCATGTGTTGGATATGAATACGTAACAGAACTTGGAGAAATAACAGAAGAATATGTAATAGTACATGATACATGGGGTGAAACTCCTACAGATGTGTATATTGCATTTGATGGGACTTTCAAATATGCACATATATTTATTCCATAA
- a CDS encoding DEAD/DEAH box helicase translates to MVKLTDAEIKSRCENDSVYRKGLEYYLSGKIHNFTYNKTGTVFQAFVMGTSLYRVMIQKYNGELYTSCTCPAKARYGGDCKHIAAVLMYIKNNQAEIEDNLKNKAAYDLFEEFEKREYIPDELKQPINIEITLESYQMNTSLCLRMGIDKLYVVKSIKKFFDDIDEGMIVEFGKGFSFDPSVNTFKEEDMKLIKFLREIYEIDKINTENSYYRVDSVISGKYVRLTPSNLEKFIEVMKDSHFNLVLDGKTYYDVDVVFDDLPISFKLEKGNNDKNIRLTVEGIEKVKALDSRGNFFVYDGKIYKVSDKQRFALAPFYNVYITNNTNSVVFTEKDKQKFAEVIFPNIDKAGSVVIDDDVKSEFYSEPLVAKIYLDKEGERITADINFTYGQYNVNLYDDTKTKIKHDCILVRDEAAEKRILDIFEKCEFKVKDKLVYLDDEDSIFDFVSNYLPVLQKYADVYYSESFKRMKFYKRSYSSSIRIQDDDLLGFSFSIDDVDRDLIPKIFDSIKMKKKFFKLPDGSFLPIDDELVKIANFIDSLDLSSKDLKKEIVKIPKYKALYIDEKLESDRLKIDKDEKLNSLVKAIKNPMDTEFEVPKKLNGVLRKYQEVGFKWLKTLSSYGFGGILADDMGLGKTIQTIAFLLDEKEKHKEPAIVICPTTLIYNWESEIQKFAPSLKTLVVSGSKSERGSLIKSIEESDVVITSYPLIRRDIESYENIEFSYCILDEAQHIKNPKSQNAESVKRIKAKGYFALTGTPIENSLTELWSIFDFLMPGYLLSHRKFVEKYEKPIVRYKNEEALNDLSKHIRPFILRRLKKDVLKELPTKIETTSFAELTKEQKELYMAYLENAKTEIEEEIRNKGFERSQIKIITALTRLRQICCHPSMFVENYKGTSGKMELLMELIQELKESGHRALIFSQFTTALKLIEDNLKKEKISYLYLDGDTKTKERGELVKAFNKGDSDVFLISLKAGGTGLNLIGADTVIHFDPWWNPAIEDQATDRAHRIGQVNTVQVIKLITQGTIEEKIVKLQEKKKEMINSVINPGETFITKLSEEEVKELFAM, encoded by the coding sequence ATGGTTAAGTTAACTGATGCGGAGATTAAGAGCAGATGCGAAAATGATAGTGTCTATAGAAAAGGTCTTGAATATTATCTGTCAGGTAAGATACACAATTTTACTTACAACAAAACTGGCACTGTATTTCAAGCTTTTGTAATGGGTACATCTTTGTACAGAGTAATGATACAAAAGTATAATGGTGAATTGTACACAAGTTGTACATGCCCTGCAAAGGCAAGATATGGTGGTGATTGCAAACATATTGCGGCAGTTTTAATGTATATAAAAAATAATCAAGCTGAGATAGAGGACAATCTAAAAAATAAGGCTGCGTATGATTTGTTTGAAGAATTTGAAAAAAGAGAATACATACCTGATGAATTGAAACAGCCTATTAACATAGAGATTACATTAGAATCTTATCAAATGAATACATCTTTATGCCTTAGAATGGGTATTGACAAATTGTACGTAGTTAAAAGCATAAAGAAGTTTTTTGACGATATTGATGAAGGAATGATCGTTGAATTTGGCAAAGGATTTTCATTTGATCCAAGCGTAAATACTTTTAAAGAAGAAGATATGAAGCTTATAAAGTTTTTAAGAGAGATATACGAGATTGACAAAATCAATACTGAAAATTCATATTACAGAGTTGACTCGGTTATTTCCGGAAAGTATGTAAGGCTTACGCCATCAAATTTGGAAAAATTTATTGAAGTGATGAAGGACAGTCATTTTAATTTGGTTTTGGATGGAAAAACTTATTATGATGTAGATGTGGTTTTTGATGATCTTCCTATTAGTTTTAAACTTGAGAAAGGGAATAACGACAAAAATATTAGACTTACCGTTGAGGGAATTGAAAAAGTAAAGGCGTTAGACAGCAGAGGTAATTTTTTTGTGTATGATGGGAAAATATACAAGGTTTCTGATAAGCAGCGTTTTGCTTTAGCGCCATTTTACAATGTGTACATCACTAATAATACAAATAGCGTTGTATTTACTGAGAAGGATAAGCAGAAGTTTGCAGAAGTAATATTTCCGAATATAGATAAAGCAGGAAGCGTCGTCATCGATGATGATGTGAAATCGGAATTTTACAGTGAACCACTTGTGGCGAAAATTTACCTTGATAAAGAAGGAGAAAGAATAACCGCTGATATAAATTTTACTTACGGCCAGTATAACGTAAATCTATACGATGATACAAAGACGAAGATAAAGCATGACTGTATTTTAGTTAGGGACGAGGCTGCAGAAAAACGCATACTAGATATCTTTGAAAAGTGCGAATTTAAGGTAAAAGATAAATTGGTTTACTTAGATGATGAAGACTCCATATTTGACTTTGTATCAAATTATTTACCTGTGCTTCAAAAATACGCTGATGTGTATTATTCTGAATCATTTAAAAGGATGAAATTCTACAAAAGATCCTATAGCAGCAGCATTAGAATTCAGGACGATGATTTGTTGGGATTTAGCTTTTCTATTGATGATGTAGATAGAGATCTCATTCCAAAGATATTTGATTCGATAAAAATGAAGAAGAAATTTTTCAAGTTGCCTGATGGATCTTTTTTGCCTATTGATGATGAATTGGTGAAAATCGCAAATTTCATTGATTCGTTGGATTTAAGCAGCAAAGATTTAAAGAAAGAAATTGTAAAAATTCCAAAATACAAAGCCCTTTATATTGACGAAAAACTTGAAAGTGATAGATTAAAGATTGATAAGGATGAAAAATTAAATAGTTTAGTCAAAGCCATAAAAAATCCAATGGATACTGAATTTGAAGTGCCTAAGAAGTTAAATGGTGTCCTGAGAAAATATCAGGAAGTAGGGTTTAAATGGCTTAAAACATTGTCATCGTATGGTTTTGGCGGAATACTGGCAGATGACATGGGATTAGGAAAGACGATACAGACTATAGCATTTTTGCTGGATGAAAAAGAAAAGCATAAAGAACCTGCAATAGTCATCTGTCCGACAACTCTTATCTACAATTGGGAAAGTGAGATACAAAAATTTGCGCCTTCTCTAAAGACTTTAGTGGTATCTGGCAGTAAAAGCGAAAGAGGAAGTCTTATTAAAAGCATAGAGGAATCTGACGTCGTCATAACTTCATATCCATTGATTAGGAGGGACATAGAAAGTTATGAAAATATTGAATTTAGCTATTGCATTTTGGATGAAGCGCAGCATATAAAAAATCCAAAGTCTCAGAATGCAGAATCTGTCAAAAGGATAAAAGCCAAAGGATATTTTGCGCTTACTGGTACGCCCATAGAAAATTCTTTGACTGAATTGTGGTCTATATTTGATTTCTTAATGCCTGGATACCTTTTGTCACACAGAAAATTTGTTGAGAAGTATGAGAAGCCAATTGTAAGATACAAAAATGAAGAGGCGCTTAATGACTTAAGCAAACATATAAGGCCATTTATATTGCGAAGGCTAAAAAAAGACGTTTTAAAGGAGTTACCAACTAAGATAGAAACCACATCATTTGCTGAACTTACGAAAGAGCAAAAGGAGTTGTACATGGCGTATCTGGAGAATGCAAAGACTGAAATAGAGGAAGAGATACGAAATAAAGGCTTTGAAAGAAGCCAGATAAAGATAATAACGGCTTTAACGAGGTTAAGGCAGATATGCTGCCATCCATCAATGTTTGTAGAAAATTACAAAGGTACCAGTGGCAAGATGGAGCTTTTGATGGAACTGATTCAAGAATTGAAAGAAAGCGGACACAGGGCTCTGATTTTTTCCCAATTTACGACAGCGCTTAAGCTTATAGAAGACAACTTAAAGAAAGAAAAAATTTCATACTTGTATTTAGACGGAGATACAAAAACGAAAGAGAGAGGGGAATTAGTCAAAGCCTTCAACAAAGGTGACTCGGATGTCTTTTTGATTTCATTGAAAGCAGGTGGAACTGGACTAAATTTGATAGGTGCAGATACTGTAATACACTTTGACCCGTGGTGGAATCCAGCCATAGAAGATCAGGCCACAGATAGAGCCCACAGGATTGGGCAGGTGAATACAGTACAAGTCATAAAGCTTATAACGCAAGGTACAATTGAAGAAAAAATTGTAAAACTGCAAGAGAAGAAAAAAGAAATGATAAATTCTGTCATAAACCCAGGTGAGACCTTTATAACTAAGTTAAGTGAAGAAGAAGTAAAAGAGCTTTTTGCAATGTGA
- a CDS encoding DUF4829 domain-containing protein, producing MKHLIRLTAVLLITTFLIGIVITGFTSIPKASAKESVSLSNTTNFDDPIAVIKGMIQAINDQDPYEYMNYFTNSNRTVMTQFLSSNKSESFFKEKEAKLIQIKELPKEVGVVAAGISSGENLNLDDTRIFYAEINFKVDKEDKWLYNGTNHRIIVVTKEDGSWKIVRLSVPSIEYLKDTGNGFNSEDENIAAKIESTLDKKGQIMNMKGVVIDNIAASEKQLKNEK from the coding sequence ATGAAACATCTAATAAGATTAACAGCAGTACTGCTTATAACGACGTTTTTAATAGGTATAGTGATTACAGGGTTTACTTCAATACCGAAAGCAAGCGCAAAAGAATCGGTTAGTCTGAGTAATACAACAAATTTTGATGACCCTATTGCAGTAATTAAAGGGATGATTCAAGCAATTAACGATCAAGATCCTTATGAGTATATGAACTATTTTACCAATTCTAATCGCACAGTCATGACACAATTTCTTTCAAGTAATAAATCAGAATCATTCTTTAAAGAGAAGGAAGCTAAGTTGATTCAAATTAAAGAGCTTCCAAAGGAAGTAGGTGTAGTAGCTGCAGGTATTTCATCTGGAGAAAACTTAAATTTGGATGATACACGTATTTTTTATGCTGAAATTAACTTTAAAGTGGATAAAGAAGATAAATGGTTATATAATGGTACAAACCATCGTATTATTGTTGTTACAAAAGAAGATGGAAGCTGGAAAATAGTAAGGCTATCAGTTCCATCTATAGAATACTTAAAAGATACCGGCAATGGATTTAATTCAGAGGATGAAAATATCGCTGCTAAAATCGAAAGTACTCTTGATAAAAAAGGGCAAATAATGAATATGAAGGGTGTGGTTATTGATAATATTGCTGCAAGTGAAAAACAGCTAAAAAATGAAAAATAG